Genomic window (Capsicum annuum cultivar UCD-10X-F1 chromosome 10, UCD10Xv1.1, whole genome shotgun sequence):
CCTGGACAGAACTGGTTTTAGTTTGGGCACTCTTCCTATCAAGTATTTAGGCCTTCCACTTTCCTCAAAGAAGTGGACAAAAATGGAGTGCAAGCAGTTAGTGGAGAAGATTACAACTAGAATACAAACTGCATATGCAAAGCATTTGTCTTATGCAGGCAGATTACAAATTGTTATGGCAgttcttttctccatttttaatTTCTGGGGGAGCTGTTTTCATATTGCCACAGTGTGTGTTGAAGGATATAGTTAGAAAATGCAGGGATTTTTTGACAGCTGAGAAGAGGAGGGAGATAGCACTGGTATCTTGGGATCAAGTGTGTCTCCCAATGAAAAATGGAGGGCTAAATGTGAATGGATGTTGTAATTGGAACATTGCTTCAGTAGGAAAATTATTATGGCAAGTGGCTATGAAGGTCGATGTGTTGTGGGTGAATGGAGTCTATATGAAGAATAATGGGAATATATGGGAGCATGTAGCACCAGCTAATTGTAGCTCATATTGAAAGAAACTTAATGCTTTGAAATAGCAGATGGCACATTGGTGTCATGATGGAAGGTATCTACTTACTCCTAAAGGTACTTATTCACAGATGCCATGATGGTTGTGTTTTCCTGTTTACTTGAGCTTTAGGTGTTCATGGCATCCATGTAGGGAGTTTAAACAACACCAGAGccttttttttataggttgtaatAATCCTTTTGCTTGTTATGATAATATTTCACAGTtttaccaaaaacaaaacaaaacaatgaCGGTGATTTTAACAAGGTCTTAAGTTTGTATTTTGCTGTAAATATCACATTTAAACAACAACTACTATGCCTGAGTACCAAACAAGTGACGGCTGGCTAGTTGAATCCCCGCTTCTTCATATAAGCTCATTTCATATCTAGTATGATGCTAAATAAAGTAAAAGTGAAATGCCTAAGAATTAAGATGAAAATGTTGTTTCAAGTTCCGAAGTCCATAACAGATTTTAGGATTAGCATATTTGCGTATGAAATAGTCTCTCCTTTTGTCGTGTTGGATCCAAAACAGTAAGGAAGAGAAGATTTTTACGCGATGGTCTATAGGAGAATACTTCGATGTGGTTGAAGGGACATGTTAAGGATCTCCTATTTAGCGAACCATATTTCACTCGCATAAAACAAGCTGCATGGATATAACTCTTGAAGGATTATATATCATGTAATGAAGCATAATCAAGAGTTCAAGCAGTGAATTAGCTATCGATGCTTGTGTCCTATATATCACTTGAAAAATGTTTCTTCGTAAACATGAAGTTTAATTCAGATAATACATACCTTCTGTCGATTCAGGGATGAACTTTGCATTTCGATATTTCTAGtcaaaacaagaagaaaaaacttTTGCTTCAGAATTTTGTCTAAATACAAAAAAGTGTTCCAAGAAAGTGTTTCATTCATATTAACAAGTACCTGAAGATGACTTTTTACATGAAAAATGGTTAAGCCTTCTGAATCCATCAGCTTTAGTATTGCCTTTGGCGTCGCCTCTGGCAGATGAAGGAAAGAACAATCAATCCATAGAAACAAAAACTAAGAAGATCGATAAGAGACGTGTAAAATGACTTACTGTCAGCTCCTCCAAGACGGTTTACACACTCAACAAATCGATCGTGGAGATCCTGAGTCCACCTGATTCGTGTCTTACTCGATAAAGATCCTCCTGAACATCCAGAGTTGTTATAACTATTTGCTGATTGACTTCCAGATTGTTGCCTTATATGTACCAAGTTAAAACCACATGTATTATTTGAGACCTGTGGGAACATAAAGAGGAGTTTTCACTTCTCTATAACAACAGTTCACTATAACGGCCAAGTTTTCTTTGCAACAGACTTTCATAAAAGGGCAACCCGGTGCACTAacgctaccgctatgcgcggtgtccggggaagggccccaccacaagggtgtatcgtacgcagccttaccttgcatttctgctagaggctgtttccaaggcttgaacccgtgaccttctggtcacatggATATTACGTTAGTACACATGGACATTTTACCTTGCAACAGACTTTCATATTACGttatattatatgttatagataacaCATCTTTGCGATAGCAGCCAAAACATTATAGAGAGATTTGACTGTATTATGTAGACAAGAATCAAGTGAAAGTACTTACACCATAGTCTTGATTTCCTTGAAAAGTCATCGAAGCAGCAGGCTGCCTGTTTGAACTATCAATTTCTCTAAACAACTTACTCTTAAGAAGCAAAACCCTCTCTTTTTCTGATAGATTACTAAAAGGATTTCCATAGAGTCCATGAGAATCAAGTGGTCTGATGAATGATGGCATTGAAATCCTTGGAATATCGGTGTCAACTCGTGCTGATGATGAAGTGACCAAGAATCCATTTCCACATTGCTGAGTAAACGCCGCTACTTGAGGATCATGATTCTTTGACAGTTGAGAACaactattgttgttattgttgtcttGGTATTCATATTGTGTTAATCCAAGGTACCTCTCAGTAGCAAAAAAACCTGAAGGTGATGATCCGATTCGACTTATCATActtcttgatgatgatgatgaatcaTTACTAGGCCACAAATTTTGCTGCTGCTGTTGCTGTTGGTGATCATTTTCCGGCTGAAAACAAAATCCCATCTGTGGGAATTCCAAGTTGTAATCACTTGGTAACTCATAGTTCTGAATACTCATTTTTTTCGCGAAAAGTaaacaagtcaagatcaagaacAATGCAATATACACACAAGGGGTGTTTCTGTTTCAATGTCTCAACAACACAAACTGCATTTCTTCGCCTGATATCGATCGATGAGTGACTAAATTAAACGCGGAAATCAAGAACTGAGTTGATGAAGATTCTGGAAATGCAAATGACTCCATATACATGATATATAAGAATATGAATATGTCAACATGTTAAATGCCAAATGccaactaatttaaaatattctgTAAATGTAGATAAGGAATGAACAAATGATAAGACCAAGGTTCAAAAACATTTTACAAGATGaactatttactactatatatatatatataactggactaactggtaaagttgctgccatgtgaccaggaggtcacgagttcaagcctttactactatatataactGGACtaaccggtaaagttgttgccatgtgacccggaggtcacgagttcaagccttgGGCAAAAAttcaaggtaagactgcgtacaattcACCGTTATGGTGGGCCCTTTCCCGAACaccgcacatagcggtagctttagtgcaccgggctgccctttataTATATAACTGGATTTTGTCCCTTACAACAGCAAGTGATAATATAAGTGTCCTCTTCAGTATTGTtcttaaactatttaaaatgaaaagtgaaaaagatatttgatagaattttcttaaaaggAGGGAATATAAGGTTTAAACAATTCATTTTAGCATCATTTAGATGAAAAAAGAATATAGTTCTTATGAGTGCATCTGTCAACATAATTAACTTCATCAAGAATAATAATCTATCaagcttaattaataattatattctGAAATTCATGTAGTGGTTCAATCCTAGAAACGTCCTTACAGTATagttatataaaaagaaaaaaggaagttCCATGCACTAATAAGCATCTCGTATTCATGCAAGATTCGGAGAATGGTCGCACCCTAACTTGATACGAGCATCAGTGACTCGAACATGTGACCTTTTGGTCACACCAGTGGCGTAAccagaattttcattgaggggttCAGAAGTATATATACAACtagtcgaaggggttcaacatctattatatatgcataaaaaaatatttttaacatacaaaaatagtataaaaacaatattattttccgtcgaagggggttcggatgaaccccaggagcaaaggtggctccgccactatatatatatatatatagtgacgGAACCAGGATTTTCACCAAGgggttcacaagtgaacatacCAACTAACCGAatggggttcaacatctaatgtatctacataaaaattaattttaaccatataaatAGAGTATACGTTTCcgccgaagggggttcggatgaaccccctatcTAAAGGGTAGATCCGCCactgtatatatatagtataaaaatagtataatttttggtCGAATAGGTTCAAAAGAACCTTCTGGAGCAAAGGTGGCTCCACCATTGGATCATACGAAGACGACTTTAACACTAATagtacatttttttttctttcgatAGCTGAGAGATAGCGGATATTTCATAGAATTAGTTGAGGTATGCATAAGTTGATTCGGACGTTACAATTGTAGAGAGAAATTAGtagtaaatatttttctttatttcccttttcttattttatttatgaaaaatggaaaagttAGGAATTTACACCATCTGCATGTCAAATCCTTTAAAACTAGTACTACTAACGTTTCATCTTTGTTTCTCACCTCGTTTTTAGtctgttttaaaaaatatatatatatctttttaaaaaaggtaaataaCGTGTTATAACAAGTTAAACATTgataatttaaattcttttatactaTCAATATCTatgatttaaattcaaaaataatttattcttagaaTGCTTCACTTTTGACTgctgttattattattaccatAAAAGAAGTAGACAAAAAGTGAACCTTCAGATTGATTCTCCAATTAAGTATCAAACAAGAgcttaaaaacaaaaattaattagttttttgtaattttgattaATTAGTAGATGACTTTTACcatatattaatttatatgaattattaatttagaactcaataaCTTTAACGAAAGAGAATCTCAAATCCATAAGCTTCACTTGACTCGTCATTTGGACAGTCCATATTACATACAGAAACGaagtcaaaatttaaaatttatgaattctaaattcttttcatcttctttctttcttttttatacaATATATGTGAGTttaattgtcattttttttcattttttttatacaatATGTGTGAGTTTAATTCtcattttctcctttatttttttattctattttgaccagccaatttttttttgaaaaaatggccGGTCATGCCATTATGCTCTAGTAGCCAACTAGCCAAAAATGgggaaaaaaggggaaaaaagaaatacaacttcttttggatttttattttgaacttgtttttatttaattagttaatcCAAATATGATTGAGACTTTTATGAATAATTAGTTTGATTATGAGAATGATTAACGGAATAATCGACAACAAATCAACAATTATTTCATGAgacatataaataatatatagtcTATATATTCTAATAAGATTAGATTATAATTATAGcttaaacaaatttaaaagagAATAACAATCAATCATTTGATTGTTAATTATATTTAAGTACAAACACTTGCCATCCttaatatttcttcttcttctattacatcttcttatagattaatttttttcttgagtttgagaatttatcgaaaaaaataatttctctttCTCATCTAAATAGCGATATGATTTATGTACGCTATTCTCCAAATCCAactttaacttatcattttaattATCTTTACAAATTTTGACATTCTTGATCTAGTGGCTAATTtttgtatttatcttttatttaaccAACCcaaatttttaaaggaaaaatacaAAGAATGAAAACGATCTTACAcaaaatatgcaagaaaaaaaaagtattctTCGTTGACTTTTATATTCTAATATTATTACTGTGATATTTCCAATTTGGGACAAAAAGTTGCAACTTGCAATTTGTAAGAACCAAAATAATTAATTCCCAATAATAAAACGATGATTAATTCATCAAAATGGACAAATCTATATTCTCTTATAacttatgtattttgtttttcaaTCTATTTTGATATGTGTTCTTACAGAAATAGTCTTTTATCTTTATAGATAATAATATAGTCTACGTAAACTCAATTTTCTTCAAACCTCAATTATAGAATTACACCAaatatgttgtttgtttgtttgttgtttgtcCACTTGGTTCATTAGATTCATAttcaaaaatcacatttttggatgcttttggaattaaaattttgattaaaggaaaaggaaaaaaaaaaaaacttattttacataattatgaaaatgaccttttgttttaatttacttttttttttctggaTGAACATTACAAGTTATTTTGCCTCTTAAAATTGTTCAAAGGACACTTATAGAAACTTTCAACACATTGGCCAGTTGGTAATTGGTATTGATCAATA
Coding sequences:
- the LOC107843940 gene encoding myb family transcription factor PHL5 yields the protein MSIQNYELPSDYNLEFPQMGFCFQPENDHQQQQQQQNLWPSNDSSSSSRSMISRIGSSPSGFFATERYLGLTQYEYQDNNNNNSCSQLSKNHDPQVAAFTQQCGNGFLVTSSSARVDTDIPRISMPSFIRPLDSHGLYGNPFSNLSEKERVLLLKSKLFREIDSSNRQPAASMTFQGNQDYGVSNNTCGFNLVHIRQQSGSQSANSYNNSGCSGGSLSSKTRIRWTQDLHDRFVECVNRLGGADKATPKAILKLMDSEGLTIFHVKSHLQKYRNAKFIPESTEGKTEKMDKQNNVTQIDGKTGMQIKEALHMQLEVQRRLHDQLEIQRKLQLRIEEQGEQLKKIFEQQQQTTRSLLETRNSSISSHADPFSPHEDEVFVAESFDNSHFQSKISYNDMETTFV